ACAAGATTCCATGTGATGCGGAGGGTCGCGGGATATTTAGAGGTCGTTCAACTCAGGGTTAGGTTTTTGTACAATGCGGTATATGCCACGAAGTTCGTGTCAATTAGCAAAATCGACAACATGATACCCATTCGGCCAGTTCATGCCGTAATTGTCCTTCGTAGACAGACTCATTCCTCGACGGTTCACACAGCTATCGTCTGTGCcaagcaacagcagctgGAGAATCTGTGGCATAATCTTTAGAGACATTTATAATGGATTGCACTGGATGACAGACAGCTTCAGGGTTGAAAGCAACTCCACTCAGTCCACGCAGTGGATCCACTCGTGGATTCCACGTCCACTCCACTGGCACTAATCCTAGTGGATTGGCTAATCCACTGAGTCCACTGGACGATGTCGTGGGTGGATTGGGTGGATTAGGAGAGGAGCAGTTAAGCCCGCTCATACATTTTCGCAGAGTAACCCTAACAGCAACCGATTCCACCGATCCCGCCACCCTGTATCAAAAACACCACGAAGCTTCTGAACAGTGTAATTGTAGAATGCACATAATAAATGTAGTGCTCTTTGAATGTTCTTAATTTTCTCATTCTAATGATACTAGTTTCGATATGTGAAGATAAGATTTGCTCAAAAAATCCACCTCATTTTGCATATCGTCAGTAGTTCGTCCGTTTTCAAGCTGTAAACCAATATCTCGCAGAGTACCCTTGCAGCTGGACAACACTGACTACGGATTCACAATACAAGATATTAACCATCCAATGGCCTTTGCCCAGATGATTCGAAAAAATACGCTCGGATTCTTTAATATCCCAATATTACGCGAACAATTGAAGGCGACACAAATCGCGTCAGCCGCGCGACATGGGGCCTGTTAATTACTCTAGCCAATGTGGTTCTCGTTACTTGGCGATCCATACAAATTAGACTGGTTGGGAAGTACCTGAAACATCTACAAGATACGGACATATGGAACCAAGTAGCCGCGTTGGACGCGCTATTCGCACTGACTGCACCAGACGTTGTTGACCTTTACTTTCACCTTGTTTGCgatttttgacatgatgtaAACACTTTTTTGGAGATAAGTCCGACTTGGAAGttggaacaagaagacggGTGTCCGGTTGGCGATACCTTCACCGGGCGCTTTGCTAATCCACTCCCAATCCACCTAATCCACCCAATCCACAAAAGCTCCCAGTGGATCCACTATATTGAGATACTCAGTGGATTATGATCTACCCACTACACTAGAGCACCCAGTGGATTGAGTGGAGTTGCTTTCAACCCTGGACAGCTTTGACGTTGGGACACGAGCTTTGGCGTGAGGTGAATACTAGGGCTAGGGAGCCGTTCAAGTCCCGGTGTATTGGATCAGTGGTTGACTCTGTGGTCTTTAGAGCACATAAGAGTAAGAGGAAGTGTTAACGTGTGAAAGGGATGTAAATTAGTTGGCGACGCGTGGAATATTCCTGACGGTTTCTGCGATGCACGGCGTGCTATTGCGATATTCGGCGATGGCTTGTTCGCAGTTACAACTCGAGTAGGTTTtaataccagacagtttCTAGACTATTCCCTTTGGCTAGTCAGCCAGAGGGTGTGATCCTGTTTCATGAAGACGCATCTACAAGAGGTCAACAGTTAGATGAACCTTGTTAAGAGTGAACCCCAAGTCTTTCCGCATTCTACCGCTTTTCGCAACTTCCACAGCTTTCAAGACATAGATAAGACGACATCGTACGGATAAATTGCTCATTACCAATTGGTGCTTGGAGACGCAGGACGCGGCGGGAGACGCTTTGGGTTCGACGACCCAGAAACTAGCATCGTTACCGACCCATTCAGGGCGCTGTCGTGATCATTGTGGGATCTCCAGAGAGCGGGGGCTCACCGCAAGGTCACATTACAAAGGAAAACCTGCCCCTTGTACAGCAACTTCGGACTGGGTGAGAGAGAGCCCAGCCTACAGAGTCAGAGGGCACGCTCGTATTTGGAACCTGATGTACAGTCAGCCAGGCGCCTGTCCTGGATTTGCGCAGGGGTGAACGTATCAATGCGCTACTGCATGGTTTTGTGGTGGAGACAGGGGCATGTCAACCGTGTCGCAGTACACGCCGCCATTTCTCCCCGAGAGAAGTCTCCTTCACTTCCCTTTCTCGTAAAGTACATATCAAAACACACAACAATCCTAGAGACAGTCACAATCACAATGCCCCCGAAAGCTCGGTGTCAATCCCAAGCCCCAGACGGCTCAGCTTTCCTCCGAGCACGTCGCAACACCccttggctgcttcggcTCGGTGGTCGCCCTTCCACCTGCTCACCCTGGCGCCGAAGCCCTTCCGGACAAGAGAACCCGTGCAATGCCATGCTGAGGCTGCCTTCCATCTGAGTGAGGCGGCCGCAAGGCGACCAAATGAGGTCAATGCTCGTTGCGAACCACTTTTCACAAACGGTTGCGTGGTGAATGCGGGAGCATAAAAGTCGCCCACCGAAgcactttttttttttgaacTTCAAGACCCCGTAAAGTTTCATTCAGCTATTATCCTACCGGATAGTTTCAACACGACGAGCCACTTTGGGGTACATTCTAAGGGTATTCCAGCTGCCAAGGCTACGCCGAGTTTGCGGCCTGTTCTGCGCGACAAACAGTTCGATCTGCTCCGCGGCATATACCGCCAAAATATACCCCATATGCTATTGACGCGGACACCTTAGCCCACAGGAAGACGGTTCAAGCAACCACAGAAAGCTGCTAGTGGAGAAGCTGCACCTCGTGGCTACCAGTGTTTGCATTGTGATGCCGAGCTCCAACCGGAGTTTAAGGCGTTCAAGACCCATTATACGTCAAAGCACCCGGCATTGGCCGAGGAATCTGATATTGATGAAGCATTCAAAAACTTCACTACAGTTCAGTGAGTTGCACCATCACCTTCATGACTACCATCCaggtatatatatacaaACAATTGAATCGTGACGTTGACAATTGTCTGCGCAATCATGTAGGAAACCCACAGCCAGAACTTTGAAAGACTCTCAAGTTACTGGTGTTGGTATTATGAAGAGACCTGTGTCTGGCAATCCTGACTTGGTTGAGGGCGAACTTGACGGGCTAAAtttggctggtgatgagacgACGCCTAGCCGCCGGGGAAGTAAGAAGATATGCTCCCCCCCTGCATCAGTAACTCAACAGCGTGGATCGCGTGGATCGTCACCACCCACACCTGTCCGAAGTCGTGCCAGGCCGAGCGAGAGGGACGATGGTTTTGTTCGTGGCAGCAAGAATGTATCTGGTAGGCAGCTTTGGACGGCTGATGACGACCGAAAAGGGGCCGCACCACAGCGACCCAGGACACCACAGACTAGACGCGGTCCATTAGCGGCGAGCGGGAGTCATCGGCGGTCTCCGCAGCACCGAACTCATCCCAAGTTCTCACAGCATCATGCCCATGTTCAGTCGCCTTCTGAAAACGAAGTGTCATCCGAGTTATTCCGGCAACCTCATACCAGGCCAATATCATCAGATCAGCTCGCGGCTGAAGTCCAAGGCATTTATGCCGGATTGGTCTTGCTTGAGAACAAATGCATTGAGTATGACAATTCTCAGATCCATGCCGAACTAAGTGAGGAGCAATATCATGCACTGATATCTCTACATCGTTCCTTACTCCATGAACATCATGACTTCCTATTGGCATCGCAACATCCGTCGGCGAGTGATGCGCTTCGACGACTCGCTTCTGACCACAAAATGCCTGTGCGTATGTGGCATCATGGTATTCACTCATTCTTGGAGCTCCTGAGGCGAAAACTCTCAAAATCACGCGAACACATGCTGACATTTATATACATTGCCTACACGATGATTGCGTTGCTATATGAAACTGTGCCTGCATTTGAAGATACTTGGGTCGAATGCTTAGGCGACTTAGGACGTTATAGGATGGCAGTGGAAGACGATGATATTCGGGATCGGGAAATTTGGACTGGGGTCTCCAAGTATTGGTACACGAAGGCTTCGGACAAGGCACCAACGACAGGGCGGCTTTACCACCACCTAGCAATTTTGGCGCGTCCGAATGCACTCCAGCAACTGTACTTTTACGCCAAATCCCTTTGCGTGCCAATTCCTTTCCTCAAGGCTAGAGAGAGCATGATGACGCTATTTCATCCCCTGTTGACTCCTAGTCCAAACGCTGTCCAACGTTTAGACCCGGTGGACGCAGCATTTGTTCGTGTTCATGGTATTATATTCTCTGGGAAGCATGAAGATCAACTGGAGCCATCAATGAAGCAATTTTTGGACCTTTTGGATAGTCGTATCGGAAGAGAGCACGGAAACTGGTTGGAATCTGGGTGAGAGAAGTCGTCgaggcaacaacaaaccGATAAAACTGACTCTAGTTCCAGGTACTACATTGGTATTTCATTGAGCTGCCTGCTTCTAGGTTTTGGAGATGAGTCGAACGTTCTAATGCGGGCCATTCTGAACCCTCACCGAAAACATTCAGATATGGACGATAACTGCGAAGCAAATACGAAATCATGTGCCAACTTTAAGACGTCGGTGGAATTTGCAGCACGGACGTTCAAGATTGTTATTGCTCGCTGTGGTGACAAGAATATCTTACCGTGCCTGCATACTCTCTTGGTGTTCTACTGGTTCATGATGGATTTTGATGCAGGACAGCAGTATCTAGAGGATTCACTTCCGTGGGAAGAGACGGCACAGCTGTTAAACCATCTACTGAGGACCAGCAAAGTCGCGCCGCGCCTAGACACAGACGAAATACCTTGGCCGGAAGGAGGGTTCGCGCACCCTCTGCCTGAAGACTACGCGATGCGCGGATTGATCTACACCAAGAACTACTATCCCAATAAGTGGTTCGACAATACCGAGATtgaggacgacgaaaagTATTTCGAACCTGCTTCAACTGTAGTCAATAGATGCGAGAGAATCTTGTGGCTTGGTTATAGCATTGccctgaagaagaagggaaagctCGTTTGGGACGAGCATGCCAAGCAATTTTCGACAAAGAGTAATGATATCGATGCGCGCCAGAATGAGCCAGGCACGCCTAAGCAAGGCCCGTCGAAGACTATTGGTGCATCCGGGGTCGAAGATTAATTCATGTTGCTAGCCATTGTACGAGAAGACATGGGACATTTGTTTCACATTTGGAATAGCTAGGTATTGCCATCAATTCACATACGTTTAAGGAACTTTATACCAATTAAACTCTCGTGGCAGAAAACCCTTTATTTCCTACACACTACTGCGAAAGTTGTTCCAAGAGCTGAGCGTAAACACAACAATGTTGGAGCGTCGCCCAACGACATATCTGTCCCACACATAGTCAATGAACCTCTAGACAGCAGAGATCAGCATTACTGCAGCCAGATTGCCGACCCCCTGGTGTTCACACGGTCTCACGGAGATGGGAACTGTTTAATCTCGCCTGCTCGTGACGCATGCATGACTTTGAGAACAGGTACTGCCGCGGACTTCTTACAGTGTTCCGCTAGAAGTGTCCAAGTTAGACGGCTGACTCGCATGGCCCCATATGACAACCCGGCACCTACTCCGTCAAACAACGTGATTTTGGGATGGATAGATGAATAGGCATCTTTCAATTTCTTGACGGCGTTGCCTATGTCGTATTGGTCTTCAGAGTTACATACCAGAGAGGACAAGAGTGGCATCTGAAAGCAGGCCGCAGCATCTCCCGTGCATGAAGCACAACTTTAACGGGACCTTGGCCAGCATTCGCAACAGAAATGTGGTGATATTCACAGGAAATGGTTGCAATGTAGCTGCTGCCACTACACTTACACCATGCGGGCGGGTATGGAAAAGAAATCCCAAGCCATTAGCGGCCGTCTGGGAGAACCGCAATTCATGAAACGAAGTGTATGGTAAGTACGATGCGAAATCTCCGAGCATGATAAGAGGCTACAGGGTCAATGATTATAATTGGCCATGCTTCAAGAGCCCTATGACGGCGGACGGGCTTGCTTTCCACCAGCGACCTGAAATCCATTCGACTTTCGAAACTCAAATTAGTGCCATACAGATATCCCGTTCCTTAACTGGACGCTCAATGAGCAGAGCACAGCCAGCGTGCCACAGTCGCAACTCGCTCATCAGACATCGATCGattggtcttcttggtcggTCACATAGCTCGTAATTTGATGAGTATTCGCAAGTGACCCAATCCCCTTAACGCGTCATCCCATAGCATGCGGTGCTGTTCCCCTGATCACCTGAAGCATATCTCTGTCGTGGAAACGGTCCTTGTGGTAGGCtctcttctgcttctctgCTTTAATGACTTGACATCGCTACacttgcttggcttggcgaCATGCAGTTGCCGTTCTCGTTTCGTGCCCTCAAAGCCTCACTCGGCCTAACCCTGTCACCAGCTGTCTTTTTCCCACGTTTGTACCATTAGTGGACATCCTATAAACAGACCAGCCCCTGTGAGCCC
The DNA window shown above is from Pochonia chlamydosporia 170 chromosome Unknown PCv3seq00012, whole genome shotgun sequence and carries:
- a CDS encoding TPR-like protein (similar to Glarea lozoyensis ATCC 20868 XP_008083525.1), coding for MKRPVSGNPDLVEGELDGLNLAGDETTPSRRGSKKICSPPASVTQQRGSRGSSPPTPVRSRARPSERDDGFVRGSKNVSGRQLWTADDDRKGAAPQRPRTPQTRRGPLAASGSHRRSPQHRTHPKFSQHHAHVQSPSENEVSSELFRQPHTRPISSDQLAAEVQGIYAGLVLLENKCIEYDNSQIHAELSEEQYHALISLHRSLLHEHHDFLLASQHPSASDALRRLASDHKMPVRMWHHGIHSFLELLRRKLSKSREHMLTFIYIAYTMIALLYETVPAFEDTWVECLGDLGRYRMAVEDDDIRDREIWTGVSKYWYTKASDKAPTTGRLYHHLAILARPNALQQLYFYAKSLCVPIPFLKARESMMTLFHPLLTPSPNAVQRLDPVDAAFVRVHGIIFSGKHEDQLEPSMKQFLDLLDSRIGREHGNWLESGYYIGISLSCLLLGFGDESNVLMRAILNPHRKHSDMDDNCEANTKSCANFKTSVEFAARTFKIVIARCGDKNILPCLHTLLVFYWFMMDFDAGQQYLEDSLPWEETAQLLNHLLRTSKVAPRLDTDEIPWPEGGFAHPLPEDYAMRGLIYTKNYYPNKWFDNTEIEDDEKYFEPASTVVNRCERILWLGYSIALKKKGKLVWDEHAKQFSTKSNDIDARQNEPGTPKQGPSKTIGASGVED